The genomic region GTTAAAGGTGAGTGAAAACGTCTGCATGTAAAGGACATTATTGAATCAGGGAAGCTTGACGTGAGAAGGGTGaatatttattggaaataaagttttggtgaacatgttaatttttttctgttgataaaactaaaagaaaaaatcaaactttCAAAGTcacaaataatataatgataataataaatcttTTCAGTTTGTTGAATTGTCTAAAAATATTGTAGTAACCCTTTTGAATTCAGTGAGCTTTTTTCAGGTGTGGAGCTCACACCTGTGtatcttatttcaaaatttaagtataatgtttataattctaACAATTTTTgtcttagaattattttaaaattgatagtttgtgatttcataacatttattgtaatggaatttgtaaaaatatacaattttcaagAAAGCACAGAGAACGTGGCTTGATATACCATGGTTTGGTGTATTTGATATGTGGTGGAAAGAAGCAACACTTGAGGTTCTagtcattttaatatttctacttttatagCTGTAGAGAAAACTAAATCAAATATTCTCATAATATTGAATtcagtatattaaacattcagaaactATATTCATAGTTACTCCAATTATTTATAGTAGAGACAGTTGTATAAGTTTTGTTGGAATAAAAAGGCATCCAGCCAAGCATGTCTGTGTAAATAAATAGTggcaaaataatttaatgttggaCCATCtccttcacaacaaacaaaagaaaaattacatcTAAGTTCACCACATAAGTAATACAAAAAGatgacaatataaatataaattaaacattgtgGGTGCAACACAAACTTTCATCCTGATACAgatgaaactattttataatgGATCACAGGTCTAAAATATTACAGTGCATAAGCAGGACCCGTAAAGAAggtatgaaaatatttgtaagaaagtaaaacataataGATGCTATAAGAAATTCCATACCATTACAGACAGAACTGTAACATAGTGAGACATAATCTTAAAACCAAAATACCATAAAGAttaggaaaagaaagaaaaagaaaactacaaaagttataccaacaaattaaaacaatatcacaacaacaacatttacaaATAGTTGTGTTCAAATATTGACAAATATGGGTACTGCATGAATTTAAGTCTGAATATATTTCCAACTGGCCATCTACTAAACCATCCATAGTTAGTGAAGTCATATATCTTATAATTATTAGTGGAATACGATTACAGAAattcaattatttgttttctcCTACCAGATTCAAATTTTTTTCTGTGCATTTAAATAAATAGAGAAACAATAATCcaagatattttattacaaaaaataacagcACTCATTTCTAGAATCAGCTCACTTTCACTGACATGTTGTGTGTGGTAGATATTGGTTAACTGAAATGTTGTGTATAATAGTTATCCATTAACTGAGGAGAGAAGAGCTTGACTTGTGTTCTGCTACCTCTCTTATACTAACAACCATTTTCATCTTTCTGCCACTGTAATAATCCTTGACAAAAGTTGTCTTGAAGTATTTTAGCCATTGCTTGTTTAAGAATGTGTCATCCaggtaatttttaatattaaatagacaTTTTTTTCAAGGATTATGACATAATAACTGTTCCATTAATTCTAGATTTGGTTTGATTTGAGATGTATGTATAACTTTTCAAAgttgatttgaatatttttaaagcgAACTGTTAgttaatctttaattaaaattattagttactaaattgctatatatatataatatattgttattaattcatttgtttcttttaatttgtctTTTGGTTCTAGATACAAAGACCTACTTGAACAACTATTGTGGAATGCAGTCTATTGTAAATAACCAAAAAAGGCATCATGTTTCCTTCAATGAAGTTGAATTATACAGTAGTATTGAATGTGACAAAGAAGTGGAAAGAAGTCATCACGTGAAAATGTATACTGGAAAGAAAGAACACAATTGTGTggtgtgtggaaaacagtttgtaaCACAGAGCAACTTAGAAATACATTTGAGGATACACagtggagagaaaccatacagctgTGTAGTATGTAATAAAGGATTTCGAAGCAAAGGTCAGTTAAAACAACATGAGAGAGTACACACTGAGGAGAAAACATACACTTGtgtattttgtgataaaaaatttagATGCAAAAGTGCACTTAATAGACATAATAAGGtgcatactggagagaaaccatatgAGTGTTTAGTTTGTGACAAACAATTTGTAACACAGAGCAACTTAGAAATACATTTGAGGATACACagtggagagaaaccatacaacTGTGTAGTGTGTAATAAAGGATTTCGAAGCAAGGGCCAGTTAAAACAACATGAGAGAGTACACACTAAGGAGAAACCATACACTTGtttagtttgtaataaaaaatttagatGTAAGAGTACACTTAATGGACATGAGAAGGtgcatactggagagaaaccatatgAGTGTTTAGTTTGTGGCAAACAATTTGTAACACAGGCCAACTTAAAAATACATCTGAGGATACACACTGGAGAAAACCATACTGCTGTGTAGTATGTAATAAAAGTTTTCGAAGCAATAGTCAGTTAAAACAACATGAGAGAGTACATACTGAGGAAAAACCATACAATTGTTTAGTGTGTAATAAAGGATTTCGAAGCAATAGTCAGTTAAAACAACATGAGAGAGTACACAATGAGGAGAAACCATACAATTgtgtagtttgtgataaaaatttaGATGTAAGAGTGCACTTAATGGACATGAGAAGGtgcatactggagagaaaccatatgAGTGTTTAGTTTGTGGAAAACTATTTGTAACACAGAGCAACTTAAAAATACATCTTAGGATACACAccggagagaaaccatacagctgTGTAGTGTGTAAAAAAGGATTTCGAAGCAACAGTCAGTTAAAACAACATGAGAGAGTACACACTGAGGAGAAACCGTACACTTGTTTCGTTTGTGATAAAAATTTCAGATGTAAGAGTACATTTATTGGACATGAGAAGATGCATACTGGAGAGGAACCATTACAAGTGTTTAGTTTGTGGTAAACAATTTGTAACACAGGGTAATTTAAAAGTACATCTCaaaatacacactggagagagaCTGTACAGTTGTGTAGTTTGTGGTAAAAAATGTATAACTAATAGTCAAATTAAAATACATCAGAGGACACATACTGGTGTGAAATCTGTACTGACTTGTGGTGTATGACAGACAATTGTCATCTTTTTATAAACTAACCAAGGAA from Tachypleus tridentatus isolate NWPU-2018 chromosome 1, ASM421037v1, whole genome shotgun sequence harbors:
- the LOC143233702 gene encoding uncharacterized protein LOC143233702, which gives rise to MCHPDTKTYLNNYCGMQSIVNNQKRHHVSFNEVELYSSIECDKEVERSHHVKMYTGKKEHNCVVCGKQFVTQSNLEIHLRIHSGEKPYSCVVCNKGFRSKVFSLWQTICNTGQLKNTSEDTHWRKPYCCVVCNKSFRSNSQLKQHERVHTEEKPYNCLVCNKGFRSNSQLKQHERVHNEEKPYNCVVCDKNLDVRVHLMDMRRCILERNHMNVRVHLLDMRRCILERNHYKCLVCGKQFVTQGNLKVHLKIHTGERLYSCVVCGKKCITNSQIKIHQRTHTGVKSVLTCGV